The sequence GAAACTAGCATACATAAATACCCCAAACAATTTTTGCTAGTAAGACTATATCCTTCAGGAtatcacttatttaaaaatttatgataGGTAAAATTACTTacctttctgttttctcatattCTAGATGTTCAGAAGCATAAAATCAAAACCAACTAAAGAACCTGTTTGCCAAGCTTTTGAGTTAAACTATTTTTGACCTAAAAAACAATATCAAAACATCCTTTACTATGGTAGGATGTTTAGGGAAGGTGGGAAACTGCAATTTGACACATCTTTACAGAGTTGTTAGGGATTGGGATGTGTATCAGTTTTTGGAAATTTGAAAGCAAAGAAGACATGGAACTTGAGATAAACATTCTAACTTCCTGGAAATACAAGGAATAAGTTATCTAGCTATATTCCTATAAAACCAaggattttgtcattttatttgtttgttaattatttatttagaaatagttATAGAACTATATAGGacaagaataaaatccaaacaaaacaactaaaggATATGTGTAGAAGACTATACCCAAAGGTCTTACATATTAAAGAGtattggggggtggaggggagatcTAGTTAGGAGTCCTATGTTTATGTTTCAGATAATTAATGAAAGTCAGAAGTTTGATCAAAGTGATTCTTTGATGTTTTGAGATTCTTTTAAATCACATTTAAGGACAGGATTTATGCTTATAGCATACAGAAACGTAATCAATTGTAACACATGATCCCAACTCTCCCTTGGCTACCTGCGGCAAATTTGACTCCAAACCACCAGGTCCATGGCATGATGGTATGATGGAAGACATGCAGGAAAGTCACTTGACTATTTTTCTTACGCAGAACAAAAAAGatctgaaataatttaaagaaaatcaagttCATATAAAATCATGCAATAATTTATCTAGTGTTACAAAACTATTGGCAAAGTGCAAACTATTCCACGTTGTAATGTGCTTTGAAAGAGTTGCCTTACAGAATGCCTGTAGAAGCAGCTGATTCTCCAAGAGGCAGCTCAAAAGCTAATAAGTATGAGAGAACTTAGGTACGATGCCTAGTCATGCAAGAATCAATAAAAAGGTGAAAAGATATTGAATGAAGATTTAATAATCAAAGATATAAAGTGAAGAATATGAccaaaaattactgaaaaaacgttactggtttaaaaaaaaaaacccacgtgGATTTTGAAATATATGGGGAAGCAGAGACTTTTAAGTCCTAGGACTGAATTTCTACACTGCTCCCTAACTAACACATCCTACCAAGTTAGATAAGGGATTAAGCAAACTAAAAGAGGACTTGTAGCAAGTCTGAAGCTAGcaaattattattaaagaaagaggaaaagggaaatacTTGAAGAGTTAATTGGGGAAGTAGggtggaaaagaaagcaaagcagcttaggaaaaatgagaaaggCAACAGAGGCACCATCCAGATTGAATGTCTCCAGTGGTTTACAGAAACGACAAACAAAGAGGTAGAAGAGGAAGGCTTTGTGGAGGGGGGGGTTCAAAAACATATTCAAAAGCAGaattaaatgttcaaaaatattcaaaatgcagAAGACCAGTGATGAGTTAGACTTCTAGTACAGGACTAAACAGAGTAGCAGAAACAAAAGCGTTCCTAAGAGTAGTTGAGAAATGTGGTTCAGGGAAGAACACAGAGCAGCAAGTTTCCTTATGGAAGCTGAAACTGAGAACACGCAAAGCAGGAACAATGAAGTCAAAATGCTTTTGCTTATGCATGTGGAGGAAGGCAACACGGTGCAACAGAAAAAGCCATAAACCAGCAATCTGGGGTCCTAGGTCCTAGTCAGCAGTGGTGTTCCTCTGGACAAGTCTTGTAACTTTCTGGCTTCCATTTCTCTTCAGATTTAATGCTCCAGgctaggtcagtggttctcaaccctgttTGCATATTACAGTGACCAGGAaggtctgttttttgtttttaaataaccatGCCTGGTCTCTAACTCCAGACCATCTGACACCAAATCGCTGGGGGCAGGGCCCAGGTTTTTGTTTCCTAACGCAGTTAGGTCTCCAGCACCACAgcgtttgagaaccactggactacAGCAGGGGTTCTTGAAGTGTGGACCCTGGACCAACAGCAATAACAGCACTTGAGAActtgagagaaatgcaaattcttgagcCCCATCGAACAcgtactgaatcagaaattctgcgGGTGGGATCCAAGCACACGTGTTTTTAATgagtcctccaggtgattctaatgcatgctaacgtttgagaaccactggattcTACACTCACTAAATTCTCCTTTCTAATTCTAACATTATGCGTAGCCAGCTGAGAAGGTAAAGCATATTGAAATTTGCTACCAGAAATGTAGTGGTATATATTCTGAAGAGAGAAAACACGTGTCAGTCTTAGGCCCCGAACTGATTCCAGATGAATAAGAGCCACAtgccacaaaaacaaaataaatagccagctttcctttgtttctggaaATAAAGGTGCATGGCTTTCTCCTCTCATCATGGACCCTAATCCATGGCACTTGCTTCTCCCAGGCCTAGTCACTCAAAGTCAGAGTTGATACTCAGGAAGGGAGAAGACCAGTAAACATGGACTTCAGAAAGGCAGATGGAAATAGTTTTGATGTTACCCAAATTACTGATATTCCAGGGATAAGCTGACATTCTAGTGTAAGTTTATGAATTTTGAAGCATTTATCTTCTTAAAGGAGTATGGATGACACAGTGCTTTGCTATAAAGAACCAAAGGCAACATATTCTCTGCTCTTTGCTTCTTGAACTTACTTCACAAAACAACTTGTCATCCATCTATATAGAgacatagctttgtagtatatgtGTTAGTTACATTCTTATCTTAACCAGGCGGTTgatatagaagaaaatcttttggCATTtgcaaaagactgaaaaataagttTATCCTATTCTCTAAAATAActgataataaaaagtaaaagataataTGAGGTCTGCCTGAGGAACAGAGATAACCAAAGTTATGAGACAACTGTACACTCACAGTTTATTGCTTTCATTGAAACATCAAACATTTACCAAATGTGGTGATTATATACTCACAGTATCTAAGAGCTCAATAAATTTGGAGAAGTAATAAAGCCAGCAGGTGCGTGCCATCTGCAGAAACACACATagatatgaatttatttatttttacatggaagaaaattttattttttctaattttggcGAAATtcacattacataaaatttacgATCTTAACCATTTTAGAGTGTACAGTTTGGtagcattaagcacattcacattcttgtgcaaccatcaccaccgtctATCCACAGAACTCTTTTCCTCTTATAGGACTGagactctgtatccattaaacagtaAGTCCCCATTGGTGAATCCAGCCCCTGACAACTACCATTTTACTTCCTATTTCTGAATCTGATTACTCTGTGTACCTCGTAtaacagaatcatacagtatttgtttgcCCCTTTGTACctagattatttcacttagcataatgtcctcaaggctcaACCACATTGTAGCAGTTGTCAGAATTTCCGTCCTTgttaaggctgaaaaatattccattgtatgtatataccactatttgtttatccattcatccgctgATGGATAtgtgggttgcttccatcttttgaaGAATGCTGTGAACACTGGCGTACAAATCTctctttgaatcccagctttcaattcttctaggtatatacccagaagtagaattgttggatcatatggtaattctgttttttgaagaaccagacataaatttacttttaaatccaagaaattcacaaagaaaagcaccagttttcattttacagaaaatcaCACACctgaatttctttgattttttttcttgtaatttttagCTTTTTCTCTCAACACATATATTCTGATAATTGAGTCACTTACTCATTCTGATTTCACATTCAGTGTTTACAAATAGAGTCCAAAAAGTTTTAACGTTGATTTTGTGTTACAAGTTTCTCCAAAAAGAAACTTACCCTCAATGCTGTAGGCGAGCGTGAATAGTCAACAATTTCACATCGAAAGGAATAACCTGTACCCCAGCCAGACATCACAAACTGCAAGAGAGCACATGCAtattaaagaaggaaatatttgctCAACGGCTACAATGAAGGTAGTTTTGAGTATGTCTCTTCATTACATTCTCAGCTGAGTCAGCAGTCAGTGCAGAAGGAAAGGCGGGCTAGAACAATTACAAACCAGGAACTTGCTTGATATCAAAGCATCAAGAGTTTTCAAACCGATTCACTTTGtgacaaagcagaaactaacacaccattgtaaagcaattatactccaataaagatgttaaaaaaagagttttcaaaattttaaagtcacATTTATATAAACTGTGTACTAACTAAAATACCTATTTCTTGGAATGATTATTCTAATATAGTGGAGAACAAAATACTAGGAATGTTTTGTTGGAACAGCAAATACTGGTAAGTGCTTGACCTTGTGTACATCTCTATGTGCTTGTGCATATGTCTGTGTACTCTCAAAGGGGTGACTAAGTCTGAAATCAGTCTTTTCTGATAATTTCTAGCCTTTGCAATTAGTCAACAAATAAATGAGCAAAGCAGCTTTCTCAATGTACTCACCCAACGGCTGCATCAACTGGGTTTTTCCTATCTCGGCTAGTGGATGTAACGTGAAGTGATAGTCCATAGCTTTTAAATCAAGATCGACCAAATACAAGACTCACGTATTAATTTTGCTTTGGATTCACATGACAAGTAAGAGATGAAAATACTAACAAGAAAGTGCAGTCTGGCAAGCCTTAATTCCAACACACCCACGAAGTGACCTTAGGCTAGTGGTGAGAAGAAAAAGCCTATTGTTGATAAATCTGGACCTTAACTCAAAGATTACATTGACATTCTTTCAGTCTGACGGTGGGAAGGTCTCCTTTTAAAACAGTAcctgaaaatgaaaaactaaggGTTCtagtttaaaattaacatttatattaaatggCTGGCTTAATTTACTGTTCTGACAATATGACCAGTTCTTCTCTGGAGTCCTATTCTCACGAATGCCAACATCTTCACTAGGATGTCTTCTTTCTCAGCATAAGGATTATATCATTTTCTATTACATTACAAGTTTGTACTTTTAATTACTGTTAAAGCTGAAATGACAACTTTACAGTAAATTAACTTCTAAAGGCAAAAGTTTATGAGGCATAATCAGAATGACACTTtaatggtaaaaagaaaagaaatgaaggagaaagaaaaactacttACACTGTGGTATTTAAAAACACTATCCTTTTTGATTGATACTAGCTCCTAGCTTGATTTGTAATATAAATTAATCACACTATTAACTTGGTAAATTATGAAATCTTGAGAATTAAgattcagaaaagtataagacataTATCATGGGTGAGAAAAGTATCTTACAAAAACAAGTCAATGAATTTTCTCAAAGGAACAAGGGAATGTGGTACAGAACTAGTTAAATCTGTTTTACAAAATCCTGATCTGTCAGTGAGCATCTTCCTATTCTTTTGCACTTGGACTCACTTCTGACTGATGCAAGTAacactctaagtccatccactcAGATGGGGATGACTGATTCCCCATgctaccctatgccaaacaagcgCTGCACCAAATAGGAGAAGCTGTGGGATGTAGCCTTCTTCAGGGTCTTCACTGgtctctctttatttcttgacTGGTGCCAAGTAACTAGCACACTCAAACCATCGCTATAAAATGAGGCACGTGGGTTCCTTTAGTCTGATGTACTTCCTCTCACCTTATTCATATTTGCCCTAACATCCCTAGTAGAGGGGTTCACTCTGTAGAGCAAATGTAATTGTGTCCCACCCAATAAACCATGCGTTTGAATGTGTCCTGGAGGTGATGTGTTGCTCAGCTGTCAAAAGTCTTTGTTTAAATAGAAAGTAGAACTTAATGCTTTCCTGATATTAAGTTTAAGAACATTCCAAAAGCCTGCAGAGCTTTTGacatatatgtctatattttAGGCTTTCACAAAGGAAGagtaataatttatatttggcaggtaaaaaaccccaaaactgcaTATAAGTTACTCTAGTATTACTGGTTAATGGGAGATAGAAACTCTCAGATTCAGATATTCTCAAACCTTTTATGTTGTAATTGCTAAAACAGAAACCAGAACTTACTGGTTATAACTGGATTCCTTGCAGGGAAATATATTTGGGGACATCACATTCAATGGTACAACCAGACACAGAGCATAAAGGGATCTGAGAGACAAGGTCAATCCTGActctataaaatgagagaagtGAGGCCCAGAGTATTTAAATGACTAGTTCAAAATCAGGTAGCTAGTTAGTAGTGCAACTGGGACTAACTAGTCCCTGGTCTCCTGGCTTCCAGGTCTGTTCTTAGCACTGTCCTATAGTAGGCAATATCCTATCTCTGATAACTTGCCCAAAGCATGTATTTTTTCTGCTCCCTAGCTCTATTCTATTACTCCTTCCCTTTCAGTTGCTTATGCTCCAGAAAGGAGAGTAAGGTGACCTGTGAgttaattttggaaataaagtagAAGGCAGCAGAGGAAGTCCAGACTTCAGGAAGGCCGTGAGAAATGAGGCCAGAGCAGATTTAAGGTGATCTGATCGGGTGGATCCGTGGCAGGAATCAGGTTGGAAGGATGCATGTGCAGAGGCCATGGTGTCTAGAGAGGCTGGAGAGGTCATGCGAGGCCCTCCTGGGACCCAGCTGTGAGGAAGCATAGGCTATGCTGCAGAGGAAGTAAATAAGGAGAATAGGATGAGGAAGCCAGCCAGCATTGGAAGAGAAGCAAGAAATCCCAGAAAAGCAGGTAAGGGAGGGTGGCTGAGACTTGTAAtcagcagaggggagagagagcatACATGAGTCTGCTTTTGGGTCCTAGAAGTTCTCCACCTCTCTTATTGACAGTTAACGGACAGCTTCCCTCACCTACTGCTTTGTATGAGTCTAAGTTCTCTGTCCCCAACAGAGCCCAGCTAAATCAAACCAAACAGTCTACCACCTAACAGGTCATCAGGGCATGCAGAACCCAAAGCTGCTACCATGATGATGTCAACTCATTAGAGTCAGGATGAGCTCTGATGTCAGACCGACCTGGATTCAAATATCAGTCCTCCACTTACCACCTACAGTACTTTGGGTAAGTTATCTAACTTCTCCAACTCTGAGTTTCCTTAAAATTTAACATCTATGGACTCATTCAATCATCTTTTATGGCTAACTGCGTGCAAGTCCCTGGACTTAATTTTTCTCACCACCTGTGAGGCAGACTATATCCTCTAAGGAGTTCAATATCTGGTCTATATATAACAATTTTTTGACAAACATCTACTCTAGTGAGCTAAGTTTCTGAAATTTCTTAAATCTTGGAGAGTTACCCTTACAGTCATAACAAGAAACATCATGACAGACAAACATAAAGACTCAGGCAAAATTCTCCCGTTAGGAATACTGAAGACACTTGCCTCAtaacacatatacacagaaaagAGTACTATGAAAAAATTGTACGTTATCATCGCTTTCTTGAGTTCAAAGGGCTTTCGATTCTCCATGAGCTTTGGTCCCAGGGATGTGACAAAATAGACATAGAGTCCCAGGATGACAGTTTGTGGCAGAGGCGAGGACATGAGGAGCCAGTCTTCAACTCTTGGATCTAAGAGAAAAACAAGGTGTAAGTGCACATCCATTTAGCCAAGAGATAACTGACAGTAACCAGCATTTAAGTGAGCACCTAGATCCTAACGCTGACGGTGGACTATTTGGTCAGTGATCACTGCTATTTTTAGGATGTGCCAAGGGAAATCACCAGGGATTGTGATGGAGCTCGAAACAGTGGGGCTCAAAGGGCAAAGGGAGGTAGTGGTTACCAGAACCCAGGAGAGAGCCATATGGAGGAGCCCCTCTGGCGAGGAGCTGTGACCTTCAGTTGAGGGATTCAGCCAGCACGGCAATCCTGCAAATAAGGGGCCAGGGAAATCAATACCCCAGCctcaccctcctccctctctctccagttGCCGAACTCAACCAGAAACCAGAGGGCAGGGGAGCAAGCCCATGGATGTAGTTCATCCTGGTCATTCTACCAGGGGTACACAGTTGAATCTGAAGAACAGAAGATACCCAgcaaacttttttgtttgttttttttgtgtgtgtgtgtgttttttgcctctcactgttgtggcctctcccgttgcggagcacaggctctggacgggcaggctcagcggccatggctcacgggcccagccgctccgcggcatgtgggagcttcccggaccagggcacgaacccgtgtcccctgcatcggcaggcggactctcaaccacagcgccaccagggaagcccccagcaaaCTTTTATCATCTGTCTATAACCACCAGTAACATGTTAGAGTTTCTCCATCCAGACacgcttttatatatataaatatgtttggtttttcttaactttcttctttccccaaggaaactggaggaaagtTTTCTGTATACTGTATCATACAATTGAAAGGGGATTTAGCATCATTTAAGTATCTAAAATGTGGGTTCTAGGTGTCCAAAATGTGGGCTAATCAATCTGATAttttacacaaaaacaaacaaaaaagtactaGCCTCACAACcatgtaaaaaagaaattcacGTGGTCCCTGCTAGTTCCAGGCCATGAGAATTAGATCAATTAAAACTTGCAACTCATAGATGAAATGTGATTAATTCTATAATCTTAAGTAGTTCGGGTATAATTTTACTAAATTGCCTCATGAAGCCAGAATATtgtaaaggaaaatatgtatGGACAAGTTTCCAAATACATCTGACTCAAAATTGAGTCTTGACTAACCTTAGGTTGCTAAGTACCATCATTCTTGTTAATTGGGAAAAAGGGTGGGGGGAATACAGCCCTTGCCCACTGAAACTGCTAATGATGTGGCCAATTACCAAAAAAACGTTGCATATCCCTTCAAGTCTGACTTCCTACCCAATGCAAAAATTTCTTCAATAGACTCCACACCTGATGACTCACTTGGCCTCAATTTTATTGCTGGAAAGTTCACATTTGATACTCAGATATACCAGGGCATGGCTGTAGCTATTAAAGGTGATTTATTCTATACTCAAATGTGCTTCCCTCAAAAATACTGACAGATGCCCTATCTCGAAATAATACATAAGCCAAAAGTCAGCTCTAGGAGGGACCCCAAGATATTTAGGAATTTAATGTATGATAAAGAAAGCCTCATAAGCAAGCAGGAAGGGAGAGACGATTCAGTAAATAGGAAAACTGACTACCTGGGAGAAAAATGAGTTTGTGCCTTACCTTGTATCCTATCCAAGCATGTTCCAAACTATGCAATATAAGAAAGCTATTTAAAGTCTTTCCACAAAAAGTGGGGAAAGGCTACTAGAAATGCTAGGTTAAACAAACAAGTGCCTTTCTGCATGATTTCTTAGGGCTTCATGTTTGTTGTGAATTGCCAAGATGAGAATGGTGGTATGCAGCATTCCCCAAACTTACTTGGCCATGTAGCCCTGTTTTTTTGTAGAATACTATTTAACACCTTGTGGAACTAACATTCTGTGGAGCACCGTTTAGGAAAGATAGCCCTTtgccaaaataaatttataaatgacgGATTTTTTCCATCAGTGGGGAATCCAAACCTTAAATATATGAACATCATAAACCATATTAATAGGTCAAGTTTTTATCTCCAatgaaataaagacttaaaacCAATACGAAAAGAAGGCTTCTGGAAGAATGTTAACATTATCACCTTCAGATGGGGACAatatgggtgatttttatttttttctttttctttataaggaattttaaatgtttctgttaTTAATGGACATCACGGGCATGATGGAAAACTAGTTTTTTGGGCTTTTGTTTTCGTCAGCAAAGGAATTCCtgaatcagaaatattttattgtactcTTTCATTAGCTCAgtggtggcaggggaggggggaaggggtggtACGTGGGTATCAAATGACATcatatttctgttcttctgctgGTAGCAGTAGGAGAAACAAAAAGCCAGGAAACGCATGCTGGGCTggctcattttatttaaaaatgatttaaataaatcatttttcctgtaatttaacattttaagcaCACACCTTTTTTTAAGAATCCTGAGTGTGACTTTCCAGttctacagattttttaaaaaatcttatcttTTAGGAAAAGCTAgctaatttaatttcatattattttcaaagcaaaTAACAGAACAAAACACCAAGCTTTTTCATCCTATTTCAGTCTGCGCTCTGATCCTGGCTCTCACATAACTGACTTGTTATGTGACCTGAGGCCACCGACTTAACTTCTCCgtgcttagtttcctcatctgtgaattggGCATAAAACAGCAGGTAGCTCAGAGAGGATTTAGTGAGTTATTTTGAGTAAAGAGCCTGGCACAACCTCAAATTGCTCAGTAAGCACGGCTACTATTATTTCAGCAGATCTCAGTTTTGTCAGCACAGCAGAATCACCTCTGGAATATTTATAAACcagatagcaaaaaaaaaaaaaaaaaaaaagactcggCATGGGTCCCAGGCATCTGTATGTTGAAAAAAGCTGCCAAGGTGACTGTGATGAACCATCAACGTTATAAACCAGGGCTTCAGTGCTTCCTTCACCTACACTGAGGTCCTCAGTACTCCTCACTAGGTGCTCTGCAATAATCTTTTATGTGATTTCCCTGCCTCCTGACCCAATCTGCTATGTCTTGTCTCTATACAACTGCCAAATTCACTTTCTAGAAGTAAAGCTTTGCTCAGATTATTCCTCTGCTTAAATTAGCTCTCCCTGCTGAGCGAATAAAATTCAAAGTCCTAATATGTCCACGACTTTGATGACTGCTCACTGTTCCTGCCTTCTCTCTTGGCAACAGTGATACCTTTCTGAATAGGGAGCCCACTTCTATGTGAGGCAGGAGGTTCCCGGTGATGAGACGTCTACAAGCCAGGTGTGGCTGGTGACTCCATAAGGGGGTTGTAGAGGGGGCTGCTCAACAATGTTTAAAGTTAATTCTGCCTCAGTCTGTGATCCCACAAATTACAAAAGGATCAGGGGTCAAGTGAGCTCTGTTTTCcctagagagggagggagagtttCATGTACCTTGTATTTAGCATCGGAGTTGGGCTTAAGTGTTATGAGCAGAACCAAGATAAAGGCAGAGGATGGGAGGGCAGGCTGTCTGAGAGCCCATGACCCAGTGATTACCAGAGTTCTGACTTATTACTAGCCCGATAATGCTTTTCTAAGAGCGTTCTAAAGAGAGTACAGGAGAGTACAAGGGCCACATACATAGAATATTAATGAACTTTTCCACCAACTACTTTTAAGAGTGTGTTCACTTCTTAAGTAGCATGTACTAGCTCAAAGAGTACACCCTTTTAAAGGTATAAGCACCAATAAGATGAAGAAGCTGGAAGGAAAAGCAAACATGTACCTCTCATACTTTGTGAAGTACTAAAGGTTCAGAGTGGCAGCAAATCTTACTCAGACATTGTCTTCTTGCAAAAAAATCACAACTATGTCTGAAaagtcatcatcattattatccaAATGCAAGGAAAGTTgcttttcaaacattaaaaatgttatagggcttccctggtggcgcagtggttgagagtccacctgccgatgcaggagacacgggttcgtgccccggtccgggaagatcccacatgccgcggagcggctgggcccgtgagctatggctgctgagcctgcgcatccggagcctgtgctccgccatgggagaggccacaacactgagaggcctgtgtaccacacacacacacacaaaaatgttatAGCACTGTTTCAAGGTTTGACATCTCATATCTAAGAATCACAATAAACCCTCTTATGGCTTAAGTATTaattaaactgtttttaaattCTGTAGCTGTGGAATTTTCCACATGAAATAACTATGCATGACCCCCACTTCTC comes from Tursiops truncatus isolate mTurTru1 chromosome 3, mTurTru1.mat.Y, whole genome shotgun sequence and encodes:
- the ELOVL7 gene encoding very long chain fatty acid elongase 7 isoform X1; protein product: MAFSDLTSRTVRLYGNWIKDADPRVEDWLLMSSPLPQTVILGLYVYFVTSLGPKLMENRKPFELKKAMITYNFFIVLFSVYMCYEFVMSGWGTGYSFRCEIVDYSRSPTALRMARTCWLYYFSKFIELLDTIFFVLRKKNSQVTFLHVFHHTIMPWTWWFGVKFAAGGLGTFHAFLNTAVHVVMYSYYGLCALGPAYQKYLWWKKYLTSLQLVQFVIVTIHIGQFFFMEDCKYQFPVFLYIIMSYGCIFLLLFLHFWYRAYTKGQRLPKTVKNGICKNKDH